A stretch of Coccidioides posadasii str. Silveira chromosome 2, complete sequence DNA encodes these proteins:
- a CDS encoding uncharacterized protein (EggNog:ENOG410PGS9~COG:D,T~BUSCO:7234at33183) — translation MVDRPVPQPGPARLKRSAGPDEWLEAAKDCKYLSEHHMKQLCEIVKEYMMEESNIQPVSSPVTICGDIHGQFYDLLELFRVAGGMPGEPSTEGPSSPPAVITSDDIEPPSVITDPKLRKKIRLSPQQEDQDQEEVCNNEAEKIERGRDADGSPTGNFIFLGDYVDRGYFSLETLTLLLCLKAKYPEKITLVRGNHESRQITQVYGFYEECIQKYGNASVWKACCQVFDFMTLGAIVDGKVLCVHGGLSPEIRTLDQVRIVARAQEIPHEGAFCDLVWSDPDEEPSTTWAVSPRGAGWLFGSKVADEFCEVNDLTLIARAHQLVNEGYKYHFNNQNMVTVWSAPNYCYRCANMASVCEIREDLKPTFKLFAAVPADQRHVPQSRPVKTEYFL, via the exons ATGGTGGACAGACCGGTGCCCCAACCGGGACCAGCACGCCTAAAACGGAGTGCCGGCCCAGATGAATGGCTGGAAGCTGCCAAGGACTGTAAATACCTCTCCGAGCACCATATGAAGCAGCTGTGCGAGATCGTCAAGGAATACATGATGGAAG AATCCAACATCCAGCCCGTCTCTAGCCCTGTAACCATATGCGGTGATATCCACGGCCAGTTCTACGACCTTCTCGAGCTGTTCCGCGTTGCTGGCGGCATGCCCGGTGAACCTAGCACCGAAGGCCCTTCCTCGCCGCCCGCCGTCATAACATCAGATGATATCGAACCTCCCTCTGTTATCACAGACCCGAAACTACGTAAGAAGATAAGGCTAAGTCCGCAACAAGAAGACCAAGACCAAGAAGAGGTCTGCAATAACGAGGCGGAGAAAATTGAGCGCGGCAGAGACGCAGACGGTTCTCCGACCGGAAACTTCATCTTTTTGGGTGACTATGTTGATCGGGGTTATTTCAGCCTTGAAACCCTTACGTTGCTTCTTTGTTTAAAGGCAAA ATACCCTGAGAAGATCACGCTCGTTCGAGGCAACCATGAATCCCGCCAGATCACTCAGGTTTATGGATTCTACGAAGAGTGCATTCAAAAGTATGGAAATGCGTCGGTATGGAAGGCCTGCTGCCAGGTCTTCGACTTTATGACTCTTGGTGCCATTGTGGACGGCAAGGTACTCTGTGTTCATGGTGGACTCAGTCCGGAAATCCGCACCCTTGACCAGGTGAGAATAGTCGCTAGAGCTCAAGAGATCCCCCACGAGGGTGCGTTCTGTGATTTGGTCTGGTCGGACCCCGACGAAGAGCCATCAACAACGTGGGCCGTCAGCCCAAGAGGTGCAG GTTGGCTGTTCGGAAGCAAGGTAGCCGATGAATTTTGTGAGGTTAACGACCTTACCCTAATAGCTCGGGCCCATCAACTTGTCAATGAAGGTTACAAGTATCACTTCAACAATCAAAATATGGTGACGGTCTGGAGCGCTCCCAATTATTGCTACCGATGTGCAAACATGGCGTCGGTCTGCGAAATCCGGGAAGACCTTAAACCCACCTTCAAGTTATTCGCCGCGGTGCCAGCAGACCAGAGACACGTTCCCCAGTCGAGACCCGTAAAGACGGAATATTTCCTTTGA
- a CDS encoding uncharacterized protein (EggNog:ENOG410PMUR~COG:S) translates to MDSQSSSTNVPSRDVGLNPQPQSLIERRFAPFLKRTKDPLGLNLLHDPPEPRIDLIFVHGLGGGSHKTWNISNDPASFWPKEWLPREKGFENARIYSYGYPSGWTGKNQVKSILGFGRDLLQDILGHSSFREAPDAPIIFVAHSMGGLVVKKAYILAKQQATYKEVSMRIGGIIFLGSPHRGAQSVYLLKSLLHLPGMNGSKKFVDELVPDSSLLEVLFNAILDSGFKTDLGITRQLIVEPNSAVLGLPSEKIRRLNTDHRHMCKFDNRCDPSYKILRGECLAAISHAHKANLIPRGDLERISRYLCVPPDHRDPLLDLSLDKLDGSCDWLIQRPTFRDWLNRPGFESESPSPDARNMQKPPKVFWLRGRPGAGKSMTAAHVVEYMEDNNLDCIFYSFTYGDKARSSLCNALRSLAVQMASINAPIRYKLIDMARQRQPIDLNLRISIWRSVFETVIMQERFQQPHYWVIDALDECDDFNVLVSLISKLDALPIRVFITSRPIPEIEHLLQHHNIPVFKEEIKIEDSLGDISLYLKGCELSFRGSSGGDAMTSVLQESNGCFLWVALVVDHLRETVRRLITSEVVPVRMYEQILQRLMTMSPSDIKMAKAVFRWTICARRPLQATELLDMLYLDVKDKLFLLEAGIGPLCGHLVYVDDTSGVQTLHHTVGPFLTGNCPVTEFAMEKEKEHARIAEVCLTFLAGKGFCASDPRIDDLSGFPADLSPFADYASSHFSEHILQSAVETDEPLLSLCTFLQSSNVLEWIGRQIQSQNLSLLARTAENLKAYLIRRLKHSLPLDKEVHTVEAWIHDLFHIGTLVTNNLLAIPKAVYFLLPPLCPRKSATYSQFGGIHDCFTVVGIAEDWDDRLASILYPEDEALSLACNANYFGVGLSNGSIFIYQSTTCEYVRRLQHPGAVIKLAFAGLHPFLASCSSNKLNLWDMHDGSCVWSACRSGNLDPMALSFSNDDSTIYIATKKGLSVFQTLTGTELRHCTYYSKQDFFDEELSNLTWNARFLPELDQLALISRNAPIVIWNAAEESIAWVVERRDLLEGAIPHANAVAFRRDRLGTSMVVAYNSGDLVLYHPRRSDWQNSFPLLAHTLAVSPGGRTLATGDTHGIIHLFDFDTLNLLYRITSDTSRVREIVFDSSGLRFFDLRDDRCNAWQPSILASGKGSDVTLTVAHSAPIQQQKPTFRGDDHSISAIACDHEGDSCLFCGRSDGSIAVFNMKTGCIAQELCRHVNSGRVHLLDWNTSGSLLTSADTSWRIICRKLSRKHRSEWYTEKILLDKRTRNAILQVLTNQSGNRLLVSTTSTDIVWSLDTHSTEINRFMPREKRQWVSHPTDPDHLVLIRSGKAYVFDWLQFQMISGEDGIMLQSLPIYNIPFSQVVVCEQANKIATVSQRMNNEGRYSSIIRLWDAVHIHPEATNVPSVAQHESFLCDVKVILGTFELSLLFIDEQDWVCSLNIENTQQEHFYTRHFFLPFTWYRNKELVYNVTAKGSITFGVGEKVVIFHGGLGFRVPVPFKGVESGSIE, encoded by the exons ATGGATTCT CAATCTAGCAGCACCAATGTCCCATCGCGAGATGTCGGTCTTAACCCACAGCCGCAATCGTTGATTGAGCGCCGGTTTGCCCCTTTTCTGAAGAGGACCAAGGACCCTCTGGGACTAAACTTGCTCCATGATCCCCCAGAACCCCGTATCGATCTAATCTTT GTCCACGGGCTTGGTGGCGGCTCACATAAAACGTGGAATATCTCAAACGATCCGGCGTCCTTCTGGCCTAAAGAGTGGCTGCCGCGTGAAAAAGGCTTTGAAAATGCCCGAATTTATAGCTATGGTTATCCATCCGGCTGGACCGGCAAAAACCAAGTAAAGTCAATACTTGGTTTTGGGCGCGATCTTCTACAAGATATTCTCGGGCATTCCTCTTTTCGAGAGGCTCCCGAC GCGCCAATCATTTTTGTTGCTCACAGTATGGGCGGCCTTGTCGTCAAAAAG GCGTACATTCTTGCCAAACAACAAGCGACTTACAAAGAGGTGTCAATGCGGATAGGAGGTATAATCTTCCTGGGCTCTCCACATCGAGGTGCGCAATCAGTGTATCTTCTGAAAAGCCTACTACATCTTCCAGGAATGAATGGCTCGAAAAAGTTTGTGGATGAGTTGGTCCCGGATTCATCATTGCTGGAGGTCCTGTTCAACGCCATTTTGGATTCGGGAT TCAAAACCGATCTCGGGATCACTCGGCAGCTTATAGTTGAACCAAATTCTGCGGTTCTAG GCCTTCCATCCGAGAAAATCCGACGCTTGAACACTGATCATCGTCATATGTGTAAGTTCGACAACCGGTGTGACCCTAGTTATAAAATCCTTCGTGGCGAGTGTTTAGCTGCCATTTCGCATGCCCATAAAG CCAATTTGATCCCAAGAGGAGATTTGGAGCGGATATCAAGATACCTTTGCGTGCCGCCCGACCATCGAGATCCACTGCTAGACCTTTCCCTAGACAAATTGGATGGCTCCTGTGACTGGCTTATACAAAGGCCTACCTTTCGTGACTGGCTCAACCGTCCCGGATTTGAAAGCGAATCTCCATCGCCGGACGCGCGAAACATGCAAAAGCCTCCAAAGGTGTTTTGGCTCCGCGGTAGACCCGGGGCAGGAAAATCAATGACTGCAGCACATGTGGTTGAATACATGGAAGATAATAATTTGGATTGTATATTCTATTCCTTCACATATGGCGACAAGGCGAGATCTTCGCTTTGCAATGCATTACGCTCTCTCGCCGTTCAAATGGCGAGTATTAACGCTCCAATCAGATACAAGCTAATAGACATGGCCCGACAGCGTCAACCGATCGACCTAAATCTCCGCATTTCAATTTGGAGATCCGTCTTTGAGACTGTAATAATGCAAGAACGCTTTCAACAACCTCATTATTGGGTGATAGATGCGCTGGATGAATGTGACGATTTCAATGTTCTCGTCTCTCTCATCTCAAAGCTTGACGCATTGCCAATACGAGTTTTCATAACTAGCCGTCCCATTCCGGAGATAGAACATCTACTGCAGCACCATAACATACCAGTGttcaaagaagaaataaagattGAAGATTCCCTGGGCGACATTTCACTTTATTTGAAGGGTTGTGAATTGTCATTTCGTGGATCAAGCGGCGGGGATGCGATGACGAGTGTGCTCCAAGAGTCGAATGGTTGCTTTTTATGGGTGGCACTCGTCGTCGACCATTTAAGGGAGACAGTAAGAAGACTCATCACCTCCGAAGTCGTACCCGTCAGGATGTATGAACAAATCCTTCAACGACTGATGACCATGAGCCCGTCAGACATAAAAATGGCAAAGGCAGTTTTCAGATGGACCATTTGTGCCAGAAGGCCCCTACAAGCAACCGAGCTTCTTGACATGCTATACTTGGATGTCAAAGACAAGctctttcttcttgaagctgGTATCGGGCCCTTATGTGGACATCTCGTTTATGTCGACGATACTTCCGGCGTTCAAACACTCCACCACACGGTCGGGCCGTTCCTGACGGGAAACTGCCCAGTGACCGAGTTTGCCatggagaaagaaaaagaacacGCCCGTATCGCGGAGGTATGCCTGACCTTTCTGGCCGGAAAGGGCTTCTGTGCGTCGGATCCAAGGATAGATGACCTTTCTGGGTTTCCGGCCGACCTTTCGCCGTTCGCTGACTACGCTAGTTCTCACTTTTCCGAGCACATCCTGCAGTCCGCGGTTGAAACTGATGAACCCCTCCTTTCGCTGTGCACCTTCCTTCAATCTTCTAACGTTTTAGAATGGATCGGGCGTCAAATTCAATCTCAAAATCTGTCTCTCCTAGCTCGTACCGCAGAAAATTTGAAGGCGTACCTCATCCGCCGTCTAAAGCATTCATTGCCATTGGATAAGGAAGTCCACACAGTGGAAGCGTGGATCCATGACCTTTTCCATATAGGTACCCTCGTCACTAACAATTTGCTTGCCATACCAAAAGCAGTTTATTTTCTGCTCCCGCCTCTTTGTCCACGGAAATCTGCGACTTATTCCCAATTTGGAGGCATTCACGATTGTTTCACGGTTGTTGGCATTGCAGAAGATTGGGATGATCGCTTAGCGAGCATACTTTATCCGGAAGACGAAGCTCTATCACTTGCATGCAACGCCAATTATTTCGGGGTGGGACTATCAAATGGCAGTATATTTATATACCAGAGCACGACTTGCGAATATGTCAGGAGGCTGCAGCATCCCGGAGCCGTGATAAAGCTCGCTTTTGCCGGTTTACACCCTTTTCTAGCGTCTTGCTCGTCGAACAAATTGAATCTCTGGGATATGCATGATGGCAGCTGCGTCTGGTCCGCTTGTAGAAGCGGCAACCTAGATCCTATGGCGCTCAGCTTTAGTAATGACGACTCAACTATTTATATTGCCACAAAAAAAGGCCTCTCGGTCTTCCAGACGTTAACTGGGACAGAGTTACGTCACTGCACTTATTATAGCAAACAGGACTTCTTCGATGAGGAACTGTCGAATTTGACCTGGAATGCCCGATTCCTGCCTGAACTGGACCAATTGGCATTAATTTCCCGTAACGCGCCTATTGTCATTTGGAATGCAGCTGAGGAATCTATTGCATGGGTAGTTGAGAGACGCGATTTACTGGAAGGTGCAATCCCTCATGCGAACGCAGTGGCTTTCCGCCGGGATCGACTCGGAACCTCCATGGTGGTTGCCTACAACAGTGGTGATTTGGTGTTGTATCATCCTCGTCGGTCTGATTGGCAGAACAGCTTCCCGCTCCTAGCGCATACTCTGGCCGTATCTCCTGGTGGGCGGACCCTGGCGACCGGGGATACTCACGGAATCATCCATCTGTTCGATTTCGACACATTGAACCTCTTATACCGTATTACGTCCGACACATCCCGAGTTCGGGAGATTGTCTTTGATTCTAGCGGTCTTCGCTTTTTTGACCTGAGAGATGACCGCTGCAATGCCTGGCAGCCGTCTATATTGGCAAGCGGTAAAGGCTCGGACGTCACGTTGACCGTCGCCCACAGTGCTCCCATTCAACAACAGAAACCCACATTCAGGGGTGATGATCATTCCATCTCAGCAATTGCATGCGACCATGAAGGTGACAGCTGCTTATTTTGTGGGCGGTCTGATGGCTCTATTGCTGTGTTTAACATGAAAACGGGCTGTATTGCACAGGAGCTCTGTAGGCACGTCAATTCTGGAAGAGTTCATCTGCTCGACTGGAACACCAGTGGCTCCCTTCTTACAAGCGCTGACACGTCCTGGCGTATCATTTGCAGAAAGCTTTCTCGCAAACACAGGAGTGAATGGTACACTGAAAAGATATTGCTGGATAAGCGCACAAGGAACGCTATTCTTCAGGTTTTAACCAACCAGAGTGGGAATAGGCTCCTGGTGTCCACAACTTCAACGGATATTGTTTGGAGTCTTGACACCCATAGCACGGAAATTAACCGCTTCATGCCTCGCGAGAAACGACAATGGGTTTCACACCCAACTGATCCCGATCATTTGGTTTTAATTAGGAGTGGAAAGGCATATGTTTTTGACTGGCTACAATTCCAGATGATCAGTGGAGAAGACGGAATTATGCTACAATCTCTGCCAATATACAACATTCCCTTCTCACAAGTTGTGGTGTGCGAACAAGCAAATAAAATTGCCACTGTAAGCCAGAGAATGAACAATGAGGGTAGGTACTCTAGCATAATCCGACTATGGGATGCAGTTCACATACACCCCGAAGCGACCAATGTACCATCAGTGGCGCAACACGAAAGCTTCCTCTGTGATGTTAAGGTTATTCTCGGTACCTTCGAACTGTCTCTCTTATTTATTGACGAGCAGGATTGGGTTTGCTCTCTGAATATAGAGAACACACAACAGGAGCACTTTTATACCCGAcatttttttcttccttttacTTGGTATCGGAATAAAGAACTTGTATACAACGTCACAGCCAAAGGAAGCATTACGTTCGGAGTGGGTGAAAAGGTGGTCATTTTCCATGGTGGATTAGGGTTTAGAGTGCCTGTTCCCTTTAAAGGAGTGGAAAGCGGGAGTATCGAATGA
- a CDS encoding uncharacterized protein (EggNog:ENOG410Q5C0~COG:S), with amino-acid sequence MFGCPLRFPPFPFIYFYRSRSSFRRSHGSGQTGTENLDLKSNGMRIRHRNGDAVAAATLSTSSEIDTLSPSLSSIHPLMRISLAKLLSNDETELQRLGDACRELGAFYLDLQMTDIGKNILKDVDKLFLLGEHFFDLSVQEKEKYDMGKFGGYYGYKGYFNRMLDLKEFYAVSKDDILSIPCPRTAYKSKPVLPQPSTIQSARPAIHSYIELSHAIVTILLRHLTTLLHLPVGTLENLHRQGACSGDQVRWIKIQPSQESRINPGDEVLLDEHSDSNSVTVLFNTLGGLEVRQPCHARQASVSGGNGADGAPGRWIQAGPLPGHCIIHLGEQIAKLSSGTLRASVHRVCILPDHQKAQTRYSLVYFARPEDKVILQQLEGVSVVPGPGDLEKSSHAEETSTKTAAIARWIKRKSKVC; translated from the exons ATGTTCGGCTGCCCCCTCCGGTTTCCCCCTTTCCCTTTCATATACTTCTATCGTTCCAGATCTTCTTTCCGGCGAAGCCATGGCAGTGGGCAAACGGGAACCGAGAACCTAGACCTGAAGAGCAATGGAATGAGAATAAGACACAGGAATGGTGACGCCGTTGCCGCTGCAACGCTCTCCACCTCATCCGAAATTGACACCCTCTCCCCTTCTTTATCATCTATTCACCCCTTGATGCGTATATCTCTAGCCAAATTACTCTCAAACGACGAAACCGAATTGCAACGCCTGGGAGATGCATGTCGAGAGCTCGGTGCTTTCTACCTTGATCTCCAGATGACAGACATCGGCAAAAATATCCTAAAGGATGTGGACAAATTATTTTTGCTTGGAGAACACTTTTTTGATCTTTCTGTtcaagaaaaggagaagtaCGACATGGGGAAGTTTGGGGGCTATTATGG GTATAAGGGCTACTTCAATCGAATGCTCGACTTGAAAGAATTCTATGCAGTTTCAAAGGACGACATACTCTCCATACCGTGCCCCAGGACCGCTTACAAATCCAAACCCGTCCTTCCTCAGCCTTCCACCATCCAATCTGCTCGGCCAGCCATCCACTCGTATATCGAACTATCTCACGCAATTGTAACGATACTACTGCGTCATCTCACGACACTTTTGCACCTTCCCGTCGGAACTCTTGAAAACTTACATCGCCAAGGGGCTTGTAGTGGGGATCAAGTTCGCTGGATCAAGATCCAACCGAGCCAAGAATCCAGAATCAACCCTGGAGATGAAGTTCTATTAGATGAGCATTCCGATTCCAACAGCGTTACTGTGCTATTCAACACCCTAGGAGGATTGGAGGTTCGGCAGCCATGTCATGCCCGTCAGGCTTCTGTTTCAGGCGGAAATGGAGCGGACGGTGCACCTGGTCGCTGGATCCAGGCAGGACCACTTCCGGGGCACTGCATCATTCATCTGGGCGAGCAAATTGCAAAATTATCCTCTGGCACCCTTCGAGCCAGTGTTCACCGCGTCTGCATCCTTCCCGATCATCAAAAAGCTCAGACCCGATATTCCCTTGTTTATTTCGCCAGACCCGAAGACAAGGTCATTTTGCAGCAGCTTGAGGGCGTTTCGGTTGTGCCCGGGCCGGGTGACCTTGAAAAGTCGAGCCATGCGGAAGAGACGAGCACGAAAACTGCGGCAATCGCCCGTTGgattaaaagaaaaagtaaagTATGCTAA
- a CDS encoding uncharacterized protein (EggNog:ENOG410PNNC~COG:G~TransMembrane:1 (i59-83o)) — protein MRQLAEKFPTGYASYEEKEEIEIVEEPILLSYIDPIAQEEDRKRRSMKKQRESAVERSIPLLEVLLFGILAILIALPLGFGLFPPEKQQV, from the coding sequence ATGAGACAGCTCGCCGAAAAATTCCCCACCGGGTACGCCAGCTatgaagaaaaagaggagaTCGAAATCGTCGAGGAACCTATACTCTTAAGTTATATTGATCCCATTGCGCAGGAGGAAGATCGAAAGAGACGATCCATGAAGAAACAGCGCGAGTCTGCAGTTGAACGAAGTATCCCACTATTGGAGGTATTACTGTTTGGGATTCTGGCTATCTTGATTGCTTTGCCATTGGGTTTTGGATTGTTTCCGCCTGAAAAGCAGCAGGTTTAA
- a CDS encoding uncharacterized protein (EggNog:ENOG410PFF2~COG:G~TransMembrane:12 (i49-73o85-104i116-133o139-162i174-192o204-224i280-304o324-346i373-392o398-423i435-456o462-482i)) has translation MTDAISETCPEKATESHDTARSIKISDTTGFQNTNNPLFSVFTETEKKWISYAASYAAMFSGLSTFIYYPAIVPLGRDLSVSLELINLTITSYLVVAGVAPAFMGDMADQTGRRPVYLLTFSLYVAANIGLALQSSFPALLVLRMVQSAGSSGTFAAAYGVIADIATPSERGSYVGILIMFTCTAPSLGPVLGGILAEKLGWRWIFWLLVIMSGAHLIILALFFPETSRKIVHNGSVQARGIHRTLFSLLARRGSRSDKSEGIKPSEGLMKRKIRIPNPLTSIPILFHKNSLAIILVGSIYYTVSRTLGASLSAQCIEIYDLNYLEAGLVYLPTGLAGMISSYSTAKLGRDTNLRVGEDNDDFPVEKTRLRSVWYLIIISSAATLGYGWALYKRAHIAVPLVMQFLSGLSITSIFTICGTLLTDLNSNKSSTAQAAYNLVRCVGAGGGVAALQPIINGVGLGWGFTLYAFFCLTSVPVLWILQTKGMKWRVSGKEG, from the exons ATGACAGACGCAATCTCAGAAACTTGTCCTGAAAAGGCCACAGAATCACACGATACGGCGAGATCAATCAAAATTTCTGACACCACAGGCTTTCAAAACACCAATAACCCTCTGTTCTCTGTTTTTACTGAGACCGAAAAGAAGTGGATAAGCTATGCTGCTTCGTACGCTGCTATGTTCTCAGGGCTGAGCACCTTCATTTACTACCCAGCTATTGTCCCACTGGGTCGAGATCTCTCTGTCTCCCTGGAACTGATTAATCTCACCATCACATCGTACCTAGTTGTAGCGGGTGTCGCTCCCGCTTTTATGGGCGATATGGCAGATCAGACAGGCAGAAGGCCGGTATACCTTCTCACGTTTTCGCTCTATGTTGCTGCGAATATAGGGTTGGCATTACAGTCATCTTTCCCTGCATTACTGGTCCTCCGAATGGTGCAAAGCGCTGGATCATCAG GCACTTTCGCTGCCGCTTATGGAGTTATAGCTGATATAGCAACTCCCAGTGAACGTGGGTCGTACGTCGGAATACTGATTATGTT CACATGCACTGCTCCCAGTCTTGGCCCTGTTCTAGGAGGCATCCTAGCGGAGAAGCTCGGCTGGAGATGGATTTTTTGGCTTTTAGTGATCATGTCTGGAGCGCATCTCATCATTCTTGCTTTGTTCTTTCCAGAGACCTCACGAAAGATAGTCCATAATGGAAGCGTGCAGGCACGCGGTATCCACAGGACATTGTTTTCCCTTCTCGCCAGAAGAGGATCACGATCTGATAAATCTGAAGGGATAAAACCTTCAGAGGGATTAATGAAGAGAAAAATTCGCATCCCAAACCCGCTGACAAGCATTCCAATCTTGTTCCACAAGAACTCCCTTGCTATAATTTTGGTGGGCTCCATATACTACACCGTATCCCGCACACTGGGTGCCTCTCTATCAGCCCAATGTATCGAGATATATGATCTGAACTATTTGGAAGCGGGATTAGTGTATTTGCCCACTGGGTTGGCGGGCATGATATCGTCTTATTCTACCG CAAAACTCGGTCGCGACACTAATTTACGGGTGGGGGAGGATAATGATGACTTTCCAGTCGAGAAAACTAGACTTAGGAGCGTGTGGTATCTGATCATAATTAGTTCTGCGGCAACTTTGGGTTACGGTTGGGCGCTTTATAAAAGAGCT CATATTGCTGTCCCTCTAGTCATGCAATTCCTCAGCGGACTCAGCATCACGAGTATTTTCACA ATATGTGGAACCCTACTTACCGATCTCAACTCAAATAAATCCTCCACGGCGCAGGCCGCCTATAACCTTGTCAGATGCGTTGGTGCGGGAGGAGGCGTAGCTGCACTCCAACCGATCATCAATGGCGTCGGCTTGGGCTGGGGGTTTACACTCTATGCATTCTTTTGCTTGACCAGTGTGCCTGTGTTATGGATTTTACAGACCAAAGGTATGAAGTGGAGAGTTTCAGGTAAAGAAGGATAG
- the CTR3 gene encoding Copper Transporter integral membrane protein that functions in high affinity copper transport (EggNog:ENOG410PP94~COG:P~TransMembrane:3 (o65-83i142-162o168-186i)~BUSCO:15034at33183) — protein MDMHSGMSMTSTAAMPASTMSMGGGGGGHGGHGGGTGCKISMLWNWNTIDSCFISSTWRITSRGMFAGSCIGVVLLVMCLEFLRRLGHEYDRYLAGQPFIFSRRLPTGHNTPPKGVAATAGVTVQQPGFAARPRRRTLLEHTLRSLLHMVQFGVAYFVMLLAMYYNGYFIICILIGAFLGSFVFSWQSHLEEKNDACSVTVCCG, from the exons ATGGATATGCACTCGGGAATGAGCATGACCTCAACTGCCGCCATGCCAGCTTCAACGATGTCCatgggtggtggtggtggcggccACGGCGGTCACGGAGGTGGTACCGGCTGCAAGATCTCC ATGTTATGGAACTGGAATACCATTGACTCCT GCTTCATCTCCAGCACCTGGAGGATTACATCCAGAGGCATGTTTGCTGGTTCATGTATCGGTGTCGTTCTCCTCGTCATGTGTCTCGAATTTCTCCGTCGTCTGGGCCACGAATACGACAGGTACCTGGCCGGACAGCCCTTCATATTCTCTCGCAGGCTTCCCACTGGCCATAATACCCCGCCAAAAGGCGTTGCCGCTACCGCCGGCGTCACTGTCCAGCAGCCCGGCTTTGCAGCCCGACCGAGAAGACGAACGTTGCTCGAGCATACTTTGCGATCGCTGTTACACATGGTCCAGTTTGGTGTCGCCTACTTCGTCATGCTGCTCGCCATGTACTATAATGGTTACTTCATCATCTGTATCCTGATTGGCGCTTTTCTCGGCAGTTTCGTCTTCTCGTGGCAGTCTCACctggaagagaaaaa CGATGCCTGTTCTGTAACAGTATGTTGTGGATAG
- a CDS encoding uncharacterized protein (EggNog:ENOG410PNNC~COG:G) yields the protein MASARRKCYQADKYGENVEVDDNVKTVLPPGSQILSVEPSGASLWVQTVRIDVQEPDGNIQAYFKKTAADDHGRAMMAGAFEAETALHAIVPNHVPKPTAWGTYKTQPDIHFYLCEFVEMSDRLPSSRQWAEATSQLHVRSAGKCPQGRSKFGFHVTTHLANIPIDNSWHDSWESFWAWQMKSLLKHEERIRGPNHEFSRLKQSFFDKVIPRLLRPLEARGRRINACLIHSDLWPGNVMHKAEVRDLVMFDSCPYWGHNEADLAVCRNPRYRLGKAYVEAYRRCMPEFPSHPTEDFEDRNALYAMKFHILLSILYPSDSRYRRM from the exons ATGGCCAGCGCCAGAAGAAAGTGTTATCAGGCAGATAAGTATGGAGAGAATGTTGAAGTAGATGACAATGTCAAAACTG TACTTCCCCCCGGCTCCCAAATTTTGTCTGTAGAGCCTAGCGGAGCAAGCCTATGGGTTCAAACAGTGAGAATTGACGTCCAGGAACCCGACGGGAATATCCAGGCGTACTTCAAGAAA ACCGCGGCTGACGACCACGGACGCGCAATGATGGCAGGTGCTTTTGAAGCCGAGACTGCTTTACATGCAATCGTCCCAAATCACGTTCCCAAGCCGACTGCATGGGGCACGTACAAGACACAGCCTGACATTCATTTCTATCTCTGCGAATTTGTGGAGATGTCGGATCGCCTTCCGAGCTCTCGTCAATGGGCAGAGGCTACATCTCAACTTCATGTCCGAAGCGCCGGGAAGTGTCCCCAAGGAAGATCCAAATTCGGTTTCCATGTTACGACGCATCTCGCCAACATTCCTATTGACAATTCATGGCATGATTCCTGGGAATCATTCTGGGCCTGGCAGATGAAGTCGTTGCTAAAGCATGAAGAAAGAATAAGGGGACCAAATCATGAATTCTCCAGGCTTAAACAATCCTTCTTTGATAAGGTTATTCCGCGCCTGCTTCGACCCTTAGAAGCACGCGGTAGAAGAATCAATGCTTGCCTCATCCATTCAGACTTATGGCCTGGAAATGTTATGCACAAGGCGGAGGTGAGGGACCTCGTTATGTTCGATAGTTGCCCATACTGGGGGCATAACGAAG CGGATCTTGCAGTATGTCGAAATCCTCGCTATCGCCTGGGCAAGGCCTATGTCGAAGCGTATAGACGATGCATGCCAGAGTTCCCTTCTCACCCTacagaagattttgaagatcGAAACGCTCTTTACGCCAT GAAGTTCCACATTCTCCTCTCGATCCTTTACCCCAGTGACTCACGCTACAGGCGAATGTAA